The genomic region AGCGCATTTTCTGAAATCGTGAACATCGCCATTGTCTAATCTCTTGCCTTTTCAGTCCCTGCAGGCAAAGTCCCAAAATTGCCAGTAACTATTTTATTAGTTGTTTGAGAATAAGGGCTTACTAGAATAATAGGCATAAGCATGGAGCGAAGCGGGTCAATGCAATCTGCATGCTTATGTTGGGGGTCCGCTAGCTTTTGTGAAGAATGGGGATTATATATCGATAGACTGCGATAGGGGCACGCTTGAGCTAGAAGTAGACAAAAATGGAATGAACCTAAGGCGCAGTAGGTGGAAACAGCCTGAGCTAAAGCACAAATCGGGGCTATTGGCCCAATATGCTATGCTGGTATCTGGCGCTTCGGAAGGGGCTGTGCTGAATCCATAAATACTGTGATACCTGGCAAAATTATAAGCCACATGAAACAATAAATTGCGTTGGTTTAAGGCAATGATATTAATACATGCATTTGCTGCTATTGTGACTACGGGCTTCGCTGCATAGACAACACAATATTATCTTGCTGCAAATCACAGTTCAATGAACAGACAGACTGCAGTAGTTTGAATATTATGTGCGTTGCCACGCCAAAAAAAGCATAAAATAAACGCATTTTTCAGTAAAACTTAAAACATGTGTCAATTAAATTAATCTGCAATTATAGCATTTGCAATCGCAGGCCGGCATAACCAGCATAAAACATGCCAAAA from Candidatus Marsarchaeota archaeon harbors:
- a CDS encoding dihydroxy-acid dehydratase; this encodes MKNGDYISIDCDRGTLELEVDKNGMNLRRSRWKQPELKHKSGLLAQYAMLVSGASEGAVLNP